ACCAAGATCAACATCTTGGTTATTTCTCTGATGATCTTCATTAGTTGGAGTATTCCTGCTCTTTTTGCATTTGGGATGATCTTTCTGGAGCTAAACTTCAAAGGAGCTGAAGAGATGTATTATAAACACAGTCACTGCATAGGGAGTTGCTCTGTCTTCTTCAGCAAAACATCTGGGGTTCTGGCCTTTATGACTTCTTTCTATATACCTGGCTCTATTATGCTGTGCATCTATTGTAGAATATATTTCATAGCAAAAGGCCAGGCAAGATCAATTCATGATGCAAAGCAGAAGGTTCAAATTGGGTTGGAAGAGAGAAATGGAATTTCACGAAGCAGAGGAAGGAAAGCTGCGAAGACTTTAGGGATTGTGATGGGAGTTTTCTTAACATGCTGGTGTCCTTTCTTTGTCTGCATGGTCATGGACCCTTTCCTGGACTATACTATCCCACCTACTTTGAACGATGCATTGATTTGGTTTGGCTATTTGAATTCTACTTTTAATCCAATGATTTATGCATTTTTCTACCCCTGGTTCAGAAGAGCACTAAAGATAATTCTAGTTGgtaaaattttccaaaaagatTCATCTAGGagcaaattattttcagaataaatCCATAGAATTATTAtgatttcagtcagtcagttcagtcactcagttatgtccgactctttgtgatcccatggactgcagcatgccaggcttccctgtccatcaccaactcctggagcttactcaaactcatgtccatcaagtcagtgatgccatccaactatctcatcctctgttgtccccttctcctcctgccttcaatctttctcagcatcagggtattttctagtgagtcagttcttcgcatcagatggccaaattatcagagtttcagcttcagcatcagtcattccaatgaatattaaggactgatttcgaGTGTTTTACAAAATAGTTGGTGATCATTATGAACATGCATAATATCAACCACATGTGCTAATTGTAGGGacttttatcaaatatttggTTCAAAGATTATACAGTGAGATATGATGCTTACATCTTGCTTTTTATTTGCCAT
The nucleotide sequence above comes from Bubalus bubalis isolate 160015118507 breed Murrah chromosome 10, NDDB_SH_1, whole genome shotgun sequence. Encoded proteins:
- the TAAR1 gene encoding trace amine-associated receptor 1, whose amino-acid sequence is MMSLCHNKINISCVKSSWSNDIRASLYSLMVLIILTTVVGNLLVIISISHFKQLHTLNNWLIQSMATVDFLLGCLVMPYSMVRSIEHCWSFGEVFCKIHTSTDIMLSSASIFHLSFISIDRYYAVCDPLRYKTKINILVISLMIFISWSIPALFAFGMIFLELNFKGAEEMYYKHSHCIGSCSVFFSKTSGVLAFMTSFYIPGSIMLCIYCRIYFIAKGQARSIHDAKQKVQIGLEERNGISRSRGRKAAKTLGIVMGVFLTCWCPFFVCMVMDPFLDYTIPPTLNDALIWFGYLNSTFNPMIYAFFYPWFRRALKIILVGKIFQKDSSRSKLFSE